The stretch of DNA CGAAAAAACAAAAGGACGCATTTCTCTTACAATGCTTCCGCCAGTAAAACAAAACTAAAAGGAGCCTGCCTATCATGAATCGGTAGGCAGGTTCTAATGTATTCAAAGGATGGGTGGCATGACGAACGAAGAACTACATCAACTGGTAGTGAGCATCTCTGAAAACGTGTTTCATAAGCCTTTTAAACATGAAGCTTATTTCAATAGCCGTCTTAAAACAACAGGTGGCCGATATATGCTGCAATCACATCACATTCAAATCAATCCAAAATCATTCGAATTATATGGTCTAGAAGAACTTGAAGGAATCATTCGCCACGAATTGTGCCATTATCATTTACATATAGAAGGAAAAGGCTATAAACATCGCGATAAAGATTTTAAAGATTTATTAAAAGTGACTAAATCTCCGAGATTTTGTGCAAACTTAGTGTCGGTAAAAAGAAAGAAAAGAGTAGCCCAACATGTCTATGGATGTATCTCTTGTGGTTTGTTATATAGACGGAAAATTCGTTTAAATACCAACAAATACCGCTGTGGCAAGTGTTCTGGGCGATTATTAAAAGTGGAATAATATTTCTTTAGAGAAAATGGCCAAAAGTGGTTGACGAGAAAGAAGTACCTCACTATAATAAGAAAAGTCGGTTAGTCACATAACATTATTCCGAAGTAGCTCA from Paenisporosarcina sp. FSL H8-0542 encodes:
- a CDS encoding SprT family protein translates to MTNEELHQLVVSISENVFHKPFKHEAYFNSRLKTTGGRYMLQSHHIQINPKSFELYGLEELEGIIRHELCHYHLHIEGKGYKHRDKDFKDLLKVTKSPRFCANLVSVKRKKRVAQHVYGCISCGLLYRRKIRLNTNKYRCGKCSGRLLKVE